The following proteins come from a genomic window of Ferrovibrio sp. MS7:
- a CDS encoding branched-chain amino acid ABC transporter permease, whose product MSPATDRILTILLLLLLPVLSLSTGNTFYKSMLVFGIINAIAAIGLCMMLGFAGQISLGQSAFFGLGAYGAAVIANRTGIEPILAIFAGALIAMAAGWLISRPLSRLHDHYLAMATLAFGIILYILFANVRSLTGGLDPGINIGRLTLFGLDLSSTASFFWAAWVMLLLTVFIATNVSSSKLGRSLLAMKMAPLAAASVGIDTLRAKAFVFAIGALFTGLAGGLYAYYARSFNASAFGIGYAIELLMMVVIGSLNRVSGAIVGAFIITVLPVLFDQFEDYKTLIFGITMVLIMKYMPSGLVDAVFSLFGRLRRRVVS is encoded by the coding sequence ATGTCTCCCGCGACCGACCGCATCCTCACCATCCTGCTGCTGCTGTTGCTGCCAGTGCTGAGCCTGTCAACCGGCAATACCTTCTACAAGTCGATGCTGGTTTTCGGCATCATCAATGCCATCGCCGCCATCGGCCTGTGCATGATGCTGGGCTTTGCCGGCCAGATTTCGCTCGGCCAGTCGGCCTTCTTCGGCCTCGGCGCCTATGGCGCGGCGGTGATCGCCAACCGGACCGGCATCGAGCCGATCCTGGCGATCTTCGCCGGCGCGTTGATCGCCATGGCCGCCGGCTGGCTGATCAGCCGGCCGCTGTCGCGCCTGCATGATCACTACCTGGCGATGGCGACGCTGGCCTTCGGCATCATTCTCTACATCCTGTTCGCCAATGTCCGTTCGCTCACCGGCGGTCTCGATCCGGGCATCAATATCGGTCGCCTGACCCTGTTCGGCCTCGATCTTTCCTCCACCGCCTCGTTCTTCTGGGCCGCCTGGGTGATGCTGCTGCTCACGGTGTTCATCGCCACCAATGTTTCCTCCAGCAAGCTCGGGCGTTCGCTGCTGGCAATGAAGATGGCGCCGCTCGCCGCCGCCAGCGTCGGCATTGACACGCTGCGCGCCAAGGCGTTCGTGTTTGCCATCGGTGCTTTGTTCACTGGCCTGGCCGGCGGGCTCTATGCCTATTACGCCCGTTCCTTCAATGCCTCCGCCTTCGGCATCGGTTATGCCATCGAATTGCTGATGATGGTGGTGATCGGCTCGCTCAACCGCGTCTCCGGGGCTATCGTCGGCGCCTTCATCATCACCGTACTGCCGGTGCTGTTCGACCAGTTCGAGGATTACAAGACGCTGATCTTCGGCATCACCATGGTGCTGATCATGAAATACATGCCGTCCGGCCTGGTCGATGCGGTATTCTCGCTGTTCGGCCGTCTGCGCCGCCGCGTGGTGAGCTGA
- a CDS encoding ABC transporter ATP-binding protein, protein MLQTRDITKSFGGLRAVNAASIEVPGAAITAVIGPNGAGKTTLMNIISGFAVPDSGSVTLDGKAATGARPHQLCAMGLARTFQNLQMFSDMSVLEVVTTGRYRHQRASLLSNLLHLPSTRAEERAGVEKARDILRFLGIEESYWERRAGDLPYGVQRRTEIARALATEPKYLLLDEPAAGLNNQETADLGRVLRLIADSGVAVVLIEHDIDLVMDVSQRIFVLDAGTVIADGDPAAIRSNKAVIAAYFGGEE, encoded by the coding sequence ATGCTGCAGACCCGCGATATCACCAAATCCTTCGGCGGCCTGCGTGCGGTGAATGCCGCCAGCATCGAAGTGCCCGGGGCCGCGATCACCGCCGTGATCGGCCCCAATGGTGCCGGCAAGACCACGCTGATGAATATCATCTCCGGTTTCGCCGTGCCGGATTCCGGCAGCGTCACGCTCGATGGCAAGGCAGCAACCGGGGCGCGGCCGCACCAGCTCTGCGCCATGGGCCTGGCCCGCACCTTCCAGAACCTGCAGATGTTTTCCGACATGAGCGTGCTGGAAGTGGTGACCACGGGCCGCTACCGGCATCAGCGCGCCAGCCTGCTGTCCAACCTGCTGCATCTGCCGTCCACCCGCGCCGAGGAACGTGCAGGCGTGGAAAAGGCGCGCGACATCCTGCGCTTCCTCGGCATCGAGGAAAGCTACTGGGAGCGCCGCGCCGGCGACCTGCCCTATGGCGTGCAGCGCCGCACCGAGATTGCCCGCGCGCTCGCCACCGAGCCGAAATACCTGTTGCTGGATGAGCCCGCCGCCGGCCTCAACAATCAGGAAACCGCCGATCTGGGCCGCGTGCTGCGGCTGATCGCGGATAGCGGCGTGGCGGTGGTGCTGATCGAGCATGACATCGACCTGGTGATGGATGTGTCGCAGCGCATCTTCGTACTCGACGCCGGCACAGTGATCGCCGATGGCGATCCGGCCGCGATCCGCAGCAACAAAGCGGTGATTGCCGCCTATTTCGGAGGCGAGGAGTGA
- a CDS encoding ABC transporter ATP-binding protein produces the protein MSDPILRLENMSAYYGNLCAIRDVSFAIAPGETVCLIGPNGAGKTTLLKAISGVLDKVQGEIRYLGEPAPRAKPQQMVAQGLIQVPEGRQIFAGMTVAENIRIGGFKQRGTNQAEMVEHVLSIFPRLRERRDQLAGTLSGGEQQMLAMGRALMGKPKLLMLDEPSMGLAPLVVREIYREIAKLRDLGVTILLVEQNAKIALNIASRAIILSAGEMRYQGDSAALLGDKDLKSIVFGH, from the coding sequence ATGAGCGATCCGATCCTCCGGCTTGAGAATATGTCGGCCTATTATGGCAATCTCTGCGCCATCCGTGATGTCAGCTTCGCGATTGCACCGGGCGAGACGGTCTGCCTGATCGGCCCCAACGGCGCCGGCAAGACCACCTTGCTGAAGGCGATTTCCGGCGTGCTCGACAAGGTGCAGGGCGAAATCCGCTATCTTGGCGAGCCGGCGCCGCGCGCCAAGCCACAGCAGATGGTGGCCCAGGGCCTGATCCAGGTGCCGGAAGGCCGCCAGATTTTCGCCGGCATGACGGTGGCGGAGAATATCCGCATCGGCGGCTTCAAGCAGCGCGGCACCAACCAGGCGGAAATGGTCGAGCATGTGCTCTCGATCTTCCCACGCCTGCGCGAGCGCCGCGATCAGCTTGCCGGCACGCTCTCGGGCGGCGAGCAGCAGATGCTGGCCATGGGCCGCGCGCTGATGGGCAAGCCGAAATTGCTGATGCTGGACGAGCCCTCGATGGGCCTGGCGCCGCTGGTGGTGCGTGAAATCTATCGCGAAATCGCCAAGCTGCGCGATCTCGGCGTCACCATCCTGCTGGTGGAGCAGAATGCCAAGATCGCCCTGAATATTGCCAGCCGCGCCATCATCCTGAGTGCCGGGGAGATGCGCTACCAGGGCGACAGTGCCGCGCTGCTCGGCGACAAGGATCTCAAAAGCATTGTGTTCGGCCACTAG
- a CDS encoding acyl-CoA carboxylase subunit beta, protein MDVYEKLEAKRAWALKGGSGSEKAAKILAGKLFVRDRLERFFDGPFEFEDGLLAGVQKGVPADAVVTAIGQVNGRRVAVIANDFTTKAGTWGYQTFLKITRFQELAFNLKLPLVYLVDSAGARIDEQKLCYLGRRAWGNIFYNQVKFSGAIPQLCVLFGPSPAGAAYVPALCDAVIMVDKTATAYLGSPRMARMAIGEDISEEDLGGARMHCTLSGLGDILVQSDDEAIAVAKRYLDFFPASWTEKPAPKADSGKANPVDITKIIPVNQNQPYDVKELIAALADDDSVLEIKALFAKEMVTSLVRLGGMPVGIVANNSKVKGGVLFNDSSDKAARFIWMCNAFNIPLLFLQDISGYMIGSAVEKAGIIRHGAKLLSAVCEATVPRISVMVRKAYGGGYLAMSGAPTQPDAMLALPTAMPALVGPEAAVNAMYFNQIAELPEKDRAAFIMKKREEYGADIDVYSAAADPLAVEAVVNPNELRDELIRRFRVYSLKKAEAFEKRSAVHPV, encoded by the coding sequence ATGGATGTGTACGAGAAGCTGGAAGCCAAGCGGGCCTGGGCGCTGAAAGGCGGCAGCGGGTCCGAGAAGGCGGCGAAGATCCTGGCCGGCAAGCTGTTCGTGCGCGACCGCCTGGAGCGTTTCTTCGATGGCCCGTTCGAATTCGAGGACGGTCTCCTTGCTGGCGTGCAGAAGGGCGTGCCCGCCGATGCCGTGGTGACCGCCATCGGCCAGGTGAATGGCCGTCGCGTCGCGGTGATCGCCAATGACTTCACCACCAAGGCCGGCACCTGGGGCTACCAGACCTTCCTCAAGATCACCCGCTTTCAGGAACTCGCCTTCAATCTCAAGCTGCCGCTGGTCTATCTGGTGGATTCCGCCGGAGCGCGCATCGACGAGCAGAAGCTGTGCTATCTCGGCCGTCGCGCCTGGGGCAATATCTTCTACAATCAGGTCAAGTTCTCCGGCGCCATCCCGCAGCTTTGCGTGCTGTTCGGCCCGTCGCCGGCCGGTGCCGCCTATGTGCCGGCCTTGTGCGACGCGGTGATCATGGTGGACAAGACCGCCACCGCCTATCTCGGCTCGCCGCGCATGGCGCGGATGGCGATCGGCGAGGATATCTCGGAAGAGGATCTCGGCGGCGCCCGCATGCATTGCACGCTCTCGGGCCTCGGCGACATCCTGGTGCAAAGCGATGATGAAGCCATCGCGGTGGCCAAGCGCTACCTGGATTTCTTCCCCGCTTCCTGGACCGAGAAGCCGGCGCCCAAGGCCGATAGCGGCAAGGCCAATCCGGTGGATATCACCAAGATCATCCCGGTGAACCAGAACCAGCCCTATGACGTGAAGGAACTGATCGCGGCCCTGGCCGATGACGACAGCGTGCTGGAAATCAAGGCGCTGTTCGCCAAGGAGATGGTGACGTCCCTGGTGCGGCTTGGCGGCATGCCGGTCGGCATCGTCGCCAATAATTCCAAGGTCAAGGGCGGCGTGCTGTTCAATGATTCGTCGGACAAGGCGGCGCGCTTCATCTGGATGTGCAACGCCTTCAACATCCCGCTGCTTTTCCTGCAGGATATCAGCGGCTACATGATCGGCTCGGCGGTGGAGAAGGCGGGTATCATCCGCCATGGCGCCAAGCTGCTTTCCGCCGTCTGCGAGGCCACCGTGCCGCGCATCTCGGTGATGGTACGCAAGGCGTATGGCGGCGGCTACCTGGCGATGTCCGGCGCGCCGACGCAGCCCGACGCGATGCTGGCTTTGCCCACCGCCATGCCGGCTCTGGTCGGCCCGGAGGCGGCGGTGAACGCGATGTATTTCAACCAGATCGCCGAATTGCCGGAAAAGGATCGCGCTGCCTTCATCATGAAGAAGCGCGAAGAATACGGCGCCGATATCGATGTCTATTCTGCCGCGGCCGATCCGCTGGCGGTGGAAGCGGTGGTCAATCCCAATGAACTGCGCGACGAACTGATCCGCCGCTTCCGCGTGTATTCGCTCAAGAAGGCGGAAGCCTTCGAGAAGCGCAGTGCCGTGCATCCTGTGTAA
- a CDS encoding biotin/lipoyl-binding carrier protein gives MKKISSPMAGTVWKIVKAVGDEVDYGDTVVILESMKMEIPVEADNRGKISRILAEEGQVVDEGTPLIELA, from the coding sequence ATGAAAAAAATCAGCTCTCCCATGGCCGGCACTGTCTGGAAGATCGTCAAGGCGGTCGGTGACGAGGTTGACTACGGCGATACCGTGGTGATCCTGGAATCGATGAAGATGGAAATTCCGGTGGAAGCCGACAATCGCGGCAAGATCAGCCGCATCCTGGCCGAGGAAGGCCAGGTGGTGGATGAAGGCACGCCGCTGATCGAGTTGGCCTGA
- a CDS encoding class I adenylate-forming enzyme family protein, which yields MTTSVSDHVARNARKFPDRIALIDEAGEISYRDLDANATRLANYLLAQGIGTGDKVALLAKSSINWVVAYLAILKLRATCVPLNYRLTRQDIANNLEDAECRFVITTADLQRSHLAEADALPYALIDDSAGANSLKAILSSQSATLPDIRPQDDDLQLIMFTGGTTGRSKGVMHKNAGVFWNTVHESLDTGMHEFDNTILATPLHHAAALNCWLLPHLYLGARATIMTEYSAEKMVDMIHRHKVTNGFAPPSVAREMCLAAESAPEKLASFKRWYVGGGILSAKDRDRMHALVPGVRIYYQYGLTEAGVIVTVLKEEDYATAPDSIGRPFINFEVKIARDDLSDADIGEEGEILVRGPSVMAGYFKRPDATAAAFHDGWLRTGDMGVMDANGYVFFKDRLKDMVKTGGLNVYSQEVERILQKHPAIREVGIIGLPSEKWGEEVTAIVVLRDGHQAAPDEIIAFAKANMASYKAPKRVILIPYADMPINYSGKIIKRELRDRIAAMVEAA from the coding sequence ATGACCACCTCGGTATCGGATCACGTCGCCCGCAATGCCCGGAAATTTCCGGATCGCATCGCGCTGATCGACGAGGCCGGCGAGATCAGCTACCGCGATCTTGATGCCAATGCCACGCGGCTGGCGAATTACCTGCTGGCCCAGGGTATCGGCACCGGCGACAAGGTGGCGTTGCTGGCGAAGTCGTCGATCAACTGGGTGGTGGCCTATCTCGCAATTCTCAAGCTGCGCGCCACCTGCGTGCCGCTGAACTACCGTCTTACCCGCCAGGATATCGCCAACAACCTGGAAGACGCGGAATGCCGCTTTGTCATCACCACCGCCGATCTGCAGCGCTCGCATCTGGCGGAGGCTGATGCGCTGCCCTATGCGCTGATCGACGACAGTGCCGGCGCGAACAGCCTCAAGGCGATACTATCCAGCCAGTCGGCGACTTTGCCCGATATCCGGCCGCAGGACGACGACCTGCAGCTCATCATGTTCACCGGCGGCACCACTGGCCGTTCCAAGGGCGTGATGCACAAGAATGCCGGCGTTTTCTGGAATACCGTGCATGAAAGCCTGGATACCGGCATGCATGAATTCGACAACACCATCCTGGCGACGCCGCTGCACCATGCCGCCGCGCTGAATTGCTGGCTGCTGCCACATCTCTATCTCGGCGCGCGGGCCACGATCATGACCGAATACAGCGCCGAGAAGATGGTGGACATGATTCACCGCCACAAGGTGACGAACGGCTTCGCGCCGCCTTCGGTGGCGCGCGAGATGTGCCTGGCCGCGGAATCGGCGCCGGAAAAGCTGGCCAGCTTCAAGCGCTGGTATGTCGGCGGCGGCATCCTCTCGGCCAAGGACCGCGACCGCATGCATGCCTTGGTGCCGGGTGTGCGCATCTATTACCAGTATGGCCTCACCGAAGCCGGCGTGATCGTTACTGTGCTGAAGGAAGAGGATTACGCCACCGCGCCCGATTCCATCGGCCGGCCATTCATCAATTTCGAGGTCAAGATCGCGCGCGATGACTTGAGCGACGCCGATATCGGCGAAGAGGGTGAAATCCTGGTGCGCGGTCCCTCGGTGATGGCGGGCTATTTCAAGCGCCCCGATGCCACGGCGGCGGCCTTCCATGATGGCTGGCTGCGCACTGGCGACATGGGGGTGATGGATGCCAATGGCTATGTCTTTTTCAAGGACCGCCTGAAGGACATGGTCAAGACCGGCGGCCTCAATGTCTATTCGCAGGAGGTCGAGCGCATCCTGCAGAAGCATCCGGCGATTCGCGAGGTCGGCATCATCGGCCTGCCGAGCGAGAAATGGGGCGAGGAAGTGACCGCCATCGTCGTGCTGCGCGATGGCCATCAGGCGGCGCCGGACGAGATCATTGCCTTCGCCAAGGCCAACATGGCCAGCTACAAGGCGCCGAAGCGCGTGATCCTGATCCCCTATGCCGATATGCCGATCAACTATTCCGGCAAGATCATCAAGCGCGAATTGCGCGACCGTATCGCTGCCATGGTGGAGGCCGCCTGA
- a CDS encoding SDR family NAD(P)-dependent oxidoreductase, with translation MRLDYSGKVVVVTGAGQGNGAAMVRGFAAAGAAVAVVDRNLGNAEAVASGIIADDGKAKAYQADVADAGACAALAAKVAADLGPADVLVNNAGILLRGRLEEIDPLATWQQTLSVNLGGAFNMCIAFLAQLKSRRGCILNVGSIQSFVATPNSVAYTASKGGVAQMTKAMAYEFAENGIRVNAIAPGVIATPMTEATRGDPAKLGALLAHVPMRRYGEAEELIGPALFLCSSAASYVTGTILPVDGGYLAA, from the coding sequence ATGCGCCTGGATTACAGCGGCAAGGTGGTGGTGGTAACGGGCGCAGGCCAAGGCAATGGCGCGGCGATGGTGCGCGGCTTCGCCGCTGCCGGGGCTGCGGTGGCGGTGGTGGACCGCAACCTGGGCAATGCCGAAGCCGTCGCCTCCGGTATCATCGCCGATGATGGCAAGGCCAAAGCCTATCAGGCCGATGTCGCCGATGCCGGGGCCTGCGCCGCGCTGGCGGCGAAAGTTGCCGCCGATCTCGGCCCGGCCGATGTACTGGTGAACAATGCCGGTATTCTGCTGCGCGGCCGGCTGGAGGAGATCGATCCGCTCGCCACCTGGCAGCAGACGCTGTCGGTCAATCTCGGCGGCGCCTTCAACATGTGCATCGCCTTCCTGGCGCAACTAAAAAGCCGGCGCGGCTGCATTCTCAATGTCGGCTCGATCCAGTCTTTCGTCGCGACGCCGAATTCGGTCGCCTATACCGCCTCCAAGGGCGGCGTGGCACAGATGACCAAGGCCATGGCCTATGAATTCGCCGAGAACGGTATCCGCGTGAACGCGATTGCCCCCGGCGTCATCGCCACGCCGATGACCGAGGCGACGCGCGGCGATCCGGCCAAGCTTGGTGCGCTGCTGGCGCATGTGCCGATGCGCCGCTATGGCGAGGCCGAGGAATTGATCGGCCCGGCGCTTTTCCTCTGTTCATCCGCAGCATCCTACGTGACAGGCACGATCCTGCCCGTGGATGGCGGCTATCTGGCCGCCTGA
- a CDS encoding ABC transporter substrate-binding protein, which produces MTMKIMMQGLKALTAAAALWCAGTAAQAQPITIGAVYPMTGSASFLGIPEDRALRMIVEEWNKAGGLGGREVKVIVYDTEGNSSKTVQQLRRLVESDKVDVVFGPSSSGESLAAIPIANELATPMIAHGGTEAIVTPPLKYVFNSVPVDRVAISHVLNYAKTKGMKKIAMMSAADGYGQSGARILKEIAGNFGLDVVAMEEFNRQDLDITAQVLRVQQKSPDAVMVWSALPGPSVILKNAHAVGFKAPIIVGYGGASNQLVANLGPAAEGVYISSFRLLVPDSLPDSDPSKPVVDRLYKNYKAKYGEAPENFAQHSFDAALILEQAVKQISGKVTRDNLRDAIEKVQVTGANGQFRFTPENHGGLSVESKPLIMLRHEQGKWKVAE; this is translated from the coding sequence ATGACCATGAAGATTATGATGCAGGGGCTTAAAGCCCTGACCGCGGCGGCGGCCTTGTGGTGTGCCGGCACGGCAGCACAGGCGCAGCCGATCACCATCGGCGCGGTTTATCCGATGACCGGTTCAGCCTCCTTCCTCGGTATCCCCGAGGATCGCGCGCTGCGCATGATCGTCGAGGAATGGAACAAGGCTGGTGGCCTTGGCGGCCGTGAGGTCAAGGTGATCGTCTACGACACCGAGGGCAATTCCTCCAAGACGGTGCAGCAGCTCCGCCGGCTGGTCGAATCCGACAAGGTGGATGTGGTGTTCGGCCCCTCCAGTTCCGGTGAAAGCCTGGCGGCGATCCCGATCGCCAACGAACTGGCGACACCAATGATCGCCCATGGCGGCACCGAGGCGATTGTCACGCCGCCGCTGAAATATGTGTTCAACTCGGTGCCGGTCGACCGCGTGGCGATTTCCCATGTGCTGAATTATGCCAAGACAAAGGGCATGAAAAAGATTGCCATGATGAGCGCGGCGGATGGCTATGGCCAGTCAGGCGCCCGCATCCTCAAGGAGATTGCCGGTAATTTCGGCCTCGATGTGGTGGCGATGGAGGAATTCAACCGCCAGGATCTCGATATCACCGCCCAGGTGCTGCGCGTGCAGCAGAAGTCGCCGGATGCGGTGATGGTGTGGAGCGCATTGCCAGGGCCGTCGGTGATCCTGAAGAATGCCCATGCTGTCGGCTTCAAGGCGCCAATCATCGTCGGCTATGGCGGCGCCTCGAACCAGCTTGTCGCCAATCTCGGCCCGGCGGCCGAGGGTGTCTATATCTCCTCCTTCCGCCTGCTGGTGCCAGATAGCCTGCCGGACAGCGATCCGTCCAAGCCGGTGGTCGACCGCCTGTATAAGAACTACAAGGCGAAATACGGCGAGGCGCCGGAGAATTTCGCCCAGCACAGCTTCGATGCGGCACTGATCCTGGAACAGGCCGTGAAGCAGATCAGCGGCAAGGTGACGCGCGACAACCTGCGGGACGCTATCGAAAAGGTGCAGGTCACCGGCGCCAATGGCCAGTTCCGCTTCACGCCGGAGAATCACGGCGGCTTGAGCGTTGAATCGAAGCCGCTGATCATGCTGCGGCATGAACAGGGCAAGTGGAAGGTGGCGGAATAA
- a CDS encoding class I adenylate-forming enzyme family protein, translating to MLNIPQNTLPDIWAYHARTAPRKTAITCGSDSITWGEFGARMNQVCHALSGLGVQRGERIAFVMSNTIEYLVLLCGAMKYGACVVPISTLLAPEQIATLANDSDSRFLFTDAGFIDVVSGIRASLQHVDRGGVFSSQGEGGCRSIRDLLENASRDEPGIALMLDDLMNISYSSGTTGLPKGVVYSHRARAHMGMTYAIAMKFGPTSRSLLTTPIYSNGTWITLWPALLTGGEVVIMPAFTPLSCLELMQQHRITHAFMVPTQFIRLMAEPRFGDFDLSSLRMCLTAGSSMSVEVKRQVFAAFGPCLHELYGCSEGGATIITPEELQQRMASVGRPTPGFDTRILGGDDREVARDEPGEIAFYGGWMMRGYHNNPKQTEEATWRDEHGREFIRTGDIGRMDEDGYLYVVDRKKDMIISGGFNVFPSDIEAILQQCPDVLEATVIGAPHPVWGETPVAFVIPRNAAKAEAGSIAAWANERLAKTQRLSRVVLMEEFPRNALGKVMKRDLKAAL from the coding sequence ATGCTGAACATTCCGCAGAACACGCTGCCCGATATATGGGCTTATCATGCCCGCACAGCGCCGCGCAAAACCGCCATCACCTGCGGCAGCGACAGCATCACCTGGGGCGAATTCGGCGCCCGCATGAACCAGGTCTGCCATGCGCTGTCCGGCCTCGGCGTGCAGCGCGGCGAGCGCATCGCCTTCGTGATGTCGAATACCATCGAATATCTGGTGCTGCTCTGTGGCGCGATGAAATACGGCGCCTGCGTGGTGCCGATCAGCACCCTGCTGGCGCCGGAACAGATCGCCACGCTGGCGAATGATTCCGACAGCCGCTTCCTGTTCACCGATGCCGGCTTCATCGACGTGGTATCGGGTATCCGCGCCAGCCTGCAGCATGTCGACCGGGGCGGCGTCTTTTCCAGCCAGGGTGAAGGCGGCTGCCGCTCGATCCGCGATCTGCTCGAGAATGCCTCGCGGGATGAGCCGGGCATCGCGCTCATGCTCGATGACCTGATGAATATCAGCTATTCCTCGGGCACCACCGGCCTGCCCAAGGGCGTGGTCTATTCCCATCGCGCCCGCGCCCATATGGGCATGACCTACGCCATCGCGATGAAGTTCGGCCCGACTTCGCGCAGCCTGCTGACCACGCCGATCTATTCCAACGGCACCTGGATCACGCTGTGGCCTGCGCTGCTTACCGGCGGCGAGGTGGTGATCATGCCGGCCTTCACGCCGCTTTCCTGCCTGGAGCTGATGCAGCAGCATCGCATCACCCATGCCTTCATGGTGCCGACCCAGTTCATCCGCCTGATGGCCGAGCCGCGCTTCGGCGATTTCGATCTCTCCAGCCTGCGCATGTGCCTCACCGCCGGTTCCAGCATGAGCGTGGAAGTGAAGCGCCAGGTTTTTGCCGCCTTCGGCCCTTGCCTGCATGAACTCTATGGCTGCTCTGAAGGCGGCGCCACGATCATCACGCCGGAGGAATTGCAGCAGCGCATGGCTTCCGTCGGCCGCCCGACGCCGGGCTTCGATACCCGCATCCTGGGTGGCGACGACCGCGAAGTGGCGCGCGATGAACCAGGCGAAATCGCCTTCTATGGCGGCTGGATGATGCGCGGCTACCACAACAACCCGAAGCAGACCGAGGAAGCGACTTGGCGCGACGAGCATGGCCGCGAATTCATCCGCACCGGCGATATCGGCCGCATGGACGAAGATGGTTATCTCTATGTCGTCGATCGCAAGAAGGACATGATCATTTCCGGCGGCTTCAATGTCTTCCCTTCCGATATCGAGGCGATCCTGCAGCAATGTCCGGATGTGCTGGAAGCGACCGTGATCGGTGCACCGCATCCGGTCTGGGGCGAAACGCCGGTGGCCTTCGTCATCCCGCGTAATGCTGCCAAGGCAGAGGCCGGTAGCATTGCCGCCTGGGCGAATGAGCGGCTGGCCAAGACCCAGCGCCTTTCCCGCGTGGTGCTGATGGAGGAATTTCCGCGCAATGCGCTCGGCAAGGTGATGAAGCGCGATCTGAAGGCCGCTTTGTAA